The sequence TCAGCGCGGGCAGCACCAGCGCGGTGCCGTTCTGCGCGCCGGCCACCGGGAACAGCTGCCAGTGGAAGGAGAACACGGTGAGCAGCAGGATGCCGGTCCAGTACGACGGGCTGGAGACGGTGAGCAGTTCCAGCAGTGACGCGGCGCCGCGCAGCACCGGGCGCCGTCCGGCGGTGGCGGTGGCGCTGAGCACGGCCAGCAGCAGGGCCACCGCCAGCGCGGCCAGGGCCAGTTGCGCGGTGGGGGCGAGCTGGCCGCTGATGAGCGAGCTGACCGGCCGCTGCACCTGGTAGGACTCCCCGAGGTCCCCGCGCAGCAGGTGGCTCAGGTAGTGCAGGTACTGCTGCCACACCGGTTCGCCCAGGCCGTACTGGGCGCGGATGCGGTCGCGGACCTCCGGCGAGGCGGAGCTGAACGGGCCGAGCATGGTGGTCACCGGGTCACCGGGGATGAGTTGCAGGGCGGCGAACGCGACCGTGGCGGCGCCCAGGAGCACCGCCACGGCCGCCGCCACCCGCCGGGCGACCGCCCGGAGCAGGTGTGTCGCCTTCACGTCACTTCCCGAGCCAGGCGTCGTGGAACTCCAGCCAGGTGTTGGCGTCGGCGGCGATGCCGTGCACGTGGCTGGAGGCGCCGTACACCGAGGAGACGACGTACATCGGCACCACCAGGGAGAGGTCGACGGCGCGCTTCTGGACCTGGGTGTAGTACCTGGCCCGGCCGGCCGGGTCGAGGGTGGTCTGGCCCTGCTCGGTCCACCTGTCGAGGTCGGCGTCCTTGATGAAGGTGCCGTTGGCGCCGCCCTTCGCGGGGGTCTCGGCGCTGTTGAAGTACAGCCGCAGCACGTCCGGGTCGGCCCGGGACCAGCTGTAGTCGGAGATGTCGTCCTTGCCGCCGAAGAGCTGCTTGACGAAGGTGCCGACGTCCTGCCGGGGCCGCTCCACCTGGATGCCGAGCTTCTTCAGGTCGGCCTGCACGGCCTGGCCGAGGATGTCGTGCTGCTGGCTGACGAGGTTCTGCGGCATCAGCGGCCAGACCAGGGACAGCCGCTTGCCGTTCTTGGTGCGGTAGCCCGCGGAGTCCCGCGTGCTCCAGCCGGCCTGGTCCAGCAGCTTCGCCGCCAGCGTCGGGTCGTACGGCCAGGTGCCGGTCAGCGAGGAGTCGTAGCCGAGGGTCGCCGGGGACAGCGGGCTCCAGGCGCGCTGGTAGGCGCCGAAGTACACGCTCTTGACGTCGGCGTCGACGTTGATGCCGCGCTGCACCGCCTGGCGGACGCGCTGGTCGGTGAAGGGTCCGCGGGAGGCGTTGAGGACCAGGTTGTACACGCCGCCGGGCGCCTGCTTGGAGATCACGGTGAGGCCGGCGCCGGGGGTGAGGGTCTTGACGTCGGTCGGCGGGATGGACTTGGCGACCTGGACCTGTCCGCTGCGCAGCGCTCCGACCCGGACCGAGTCCTGGCTGAGGAAGCGGTAGGTGAGCTTGTCGAGGTAGGCGGGGCCCTGGTGGGCGTCGGTGGACGGCGCCCACCGGTACTTGGGGTTCCGGGTCAGCACGGCGCTCTGGCCCTTGGTGTAGGAGGAGAACACGAACGGGCCGGTGCCCACGTCGGCGGGGCCGCCGGCGCCGAGCTTGGAGCCGTACTTGGCGATCGCGGCCGGCGAGTAGAAGCCGAGGTAGGGGGTGCTGGCCGCCTGCAGGAAGGGGGCGAACGCCTTGGAGAAGGTGACCTGGACGGTGTAGGGGTCGACGACCTTCGTCCCGGTGTAGGGGCCGAGCAGCCCGGCGGCGTACTGCGACTTGGTCGCCGGGTCCACGATCCGGTCGA comes from Streptomyces sp. NBC_00448 and encodes:
- a CDS encoding ABC transporter permease; this translates as MKATHLLRAVARRVAAAVAVLLGAATVAFAALQLIPGDPVTTMLGPFSSASPEVRDRIRAQYGLGEPVWQQYLHYLSHLLRGDLGESYQVQRPVSSLISGQLAPTAQLALAALAVALLLAVLSATATAGRRPVLRGAASLLELLTVSSPSYWTGILLLTVFSFHWQLFPVAGAQNGTALVLPALTLALPMTGVLAQVLREGLETALHEPFAVTARSRGLSTTAVRLRHALRHAALPLITLTGWLAGSLLGGAVLVETVFGRPGIGALILQATTNKDMPLAIGLVLLSALVFVVLSTLVDLLYLVIDPRLRTDQVTP
- a CDS encoding ABC transporter substrate-binding protein, which codes for MSRLSRRPVPLAVATAAVLLAAACGSGSGSGGSTSSAGKPVSGGSLTYAVDTEPVSWDIDVSQQDITGSIQRNVFDSLVHQDDKGQFHAWLASSWTVAKDLRTYTFHLRKDVTFTDGTPFDAQAVKANFDRIVDPATKSQYAAGLLGPYTGTKVVDPYTVQVTFSKAFAPFLQAASTPYLGFYSPAAIAKYGSKLGAGGPADVGTGPFVFSSYTKGQSAVLTRNPKYRWAPSTDAHQGPAYLDKLTYRFLSQDSVRVGALRSGQVQVAKSIPPTDVKTLTPGAGLTVISKQAPGGVYNLVLNASRGPFTDQRVRQAVQRGINVDADVKSVYFGAYQRAWSPLSPATLGYDSSLTGTWPYDPTLAAKLLDQAGWSTRDSAGYRTKNGKRLSLVWPLMPQNLVSQQHDILGQAVQADLKKLGIQVERPRQDVGTFVKQLFGGKDDISDYSWSRADPDVLRLYFNSAETPAKGGANGTFIKDADLDRWTEQGQTTLDPAGRARYYTQVQKRAVDLSLVVPMYVVSSVYGASSHVHGIAADANTWLEFHDAWLGK